The segment ATGCCGCAAAGTGCCGCCCCCACGCCGGTGGCGTCCAGACCATCACAGGATGCGCGCTGGCCAGGCCGTAGCCCCAGACAACCACCGCCAGGCCGGCAATCGAAACCAGGGTGAACAAGCCTTTCCAGCGACGCGGGCCGAGCTTGGCAATCTGCGCGGTGCGCCATGAGTCAGCAACCATGCGCACCGAGTGCGCGCCCAGGAAAATGAACAATCCCAATACTAGTAGCGTCATGAAGCGCCCCATTTCATTAACGTCCGGCACACGCCTAAGCTGGACTTATGCCTCCACCCCTACACAGGAGAGTTTCCCATGCTCCAAAACAGTGACGTCGCGACCAGGATTCCTGCACAAGACCTCGCACGAGCGAGAAGCTTCTACTCGAGCAAGCTTGGTCTTGAGCCGGTAGAGGAACGGCCTGGCGGCCTCCGCTACAAATGCGGCAACAGCTACTTCGTACTTTTCGAGTCGGCTGGATCGGCCTCTGGCAGTCACACACAAATGGCCTGGGAGGTCGATGACATTCAGGCAATCGTTAGCGAACTGCGGCACCGGGGAGTCACATTCGAAGAATACGATCTTCCCGGTCTCAAGACCATCAATGGGATCGCCGAGATCCAGGGAAACTACCCGTCCAAGGGTGGCATTGGCGAGAAAGGTGCTTGGTTCAGAGATTGCGAGGGCAACCTTCTTGCCATCGGCCAACCGGTCAAATGAGTCCGTCGACCTCATCGGACGACGATCAAATCGAAGTAGAGCCGACCACCGTGGCGCGATCAGCGATTCGGGGACCATCCATCCGCCAGATCTGCGTCTCACCCGTCTCACTGAGTGCCACACAATGTTCGCCTTGCAGTCGCCCGTCATCGGTACCTTTGGAACAGCGTCGGGGAATCGGCATGCTCCTGGCCGCGCG is part of the Cupriavidus oxalaticus genome and harbors:
- a CDS encoding VOC family protein; amino-acid sequence: MLQNSDVATRIPAQDLARARSFYSSKLGLEPVEERPGGLRYKCGNSYFVLFESAGSASGSHTQMAWEVDDIQAIVSELRHRGVTFEEYDLPGLKTINGIAEIQGNYPSKGGIGEKGAWFRDCEGNLLAIGQPVK